The following DNA comes from Anopheles coustani chromosome 2, idAnoCousDA_361_x.2, whole genome shotgun sequence.
CCGAGAGGCAAATGTTCTCCGGCTGTACCACACCCGGGAAGCGCAGCGAGCAGGCCAGGTTGGTCTGGATCGGATTGTTGACGTAACGCAGCACGGTCGACGCCTCCGGCACGCTGTCAGCGAAGCGTCCGAAGCCGGACACGGTACCGATCAGTCCGGCAAAGTCGTTACCGACGTCGCTCAGGCGGGGCAGAGTAACGGGCTGAATGCGGGGGCTGAACGTGACGGGCGAGACGACGCGCACGGTGGCAATGTCGTACCGGATGAGGGCGGGGTTCCAGTTCGGGTGCAGCCGGATACCGGACTGCTCGAAAGCGATGCGCACCTGGGACGGTTCGTTCGCGTTGGTGCGATCCTCGGCGCCGTAGATGACGAGACCGCCGATGGTACCGGTGTCGACGCAGTGGGCCGCGGTGAGGATGTAGTTGGCGGACAGGACGGAACCACCGCACAGACCGGCACCACCAGTGGCCTGGTTGCTCAGCAGCGCAATCTGGTACGGGAACTGGCCGGGCGCGGCAATGTATCCGTTGACGATGCGAGAGTTGCCGCGGGCGCTTTCGGGCAGGCTGCGCACCTCGGACAGGTACTGCCTGAGGATATCCTTGGGCAGGCGGCGCCAGTACTGGGGCATGCGGGACATCGGACGCACCTTCGACCAGTCGATCTCGTCGGTGGCCAGGACGGCACACGCGAGCGCCAGGAGCGCCAACACGGAGAACTTCATCTTGTTTCTTTCACCACACACGCACCGGGTTTTCTTAATCGAAACGGAATGTGCCGTTGGCCGCGAGCCGGTTGCATTTATAGCTGCTACCGGGTTCCAGACACTGTACACAGACGAGTCTCTGTCGTTTAGATTCGACGGTTACATATAATCATCACCTATCGCCTTCTTTTATTAGCTACCACCATATAAATTTGCAGGAACGTCATGTTCCCTTTCGATAACATAATCGGAAGCCTTTGGCATTCAATGGCCGAAACGTCGAAGAAAAGGGGTTCGTATCGTATCGTATCAGCGTGGACCATCGGTAACAGTTTTCGAGAATACATACCTCTAGAGTAAAGTAAATGCTTCCTGCTGCTTGATAATGGATAATCTCATCGATAAGCACTACGCGTTAATATTTGGCTATTGCCGTCTTCGGGCTTTCTTTCGGTGGCGGATAGGTGAGGAAGCGGAAAATATACTGACGTATGTACTCGTTTGTGATATCTTTGGCAATTCCCAACCGATAAGGTAACCACCGCCAGTAACCATTTTCGTAAGTTGTAATTCAAGATAAACC
Coding sequences within:
- the LOC131262939 gene encoding brachyurin-like, with amino-acid sequence MKFSVLALLALACAVLATDEIDWSKVRPMSRMPQYWRRLPKDILRQYLSEVRSLPESARGNSRIVNGYIAAPGQFPYQIALLSNQATGGAGLCGGSVLSANYILTAAHCVDTGTIGGLVIYGAEDRTNANEPSQVRIAFEQSGIRLHPNWNPALIRYDIATVRVVSPVTFSPRIQPVTLPRLSDVGNDFAGLIGTVSGFGRFADSVPEASTVLRYVNNPIQTNLACSLRFPGVVQPENICLSGDAGRGACQGDSGGPLTIQRDGTTVQLGVVSFGLALGCELNWPSVFARTTSFLDFIAENSDVTLLP